A single window of Theropithecus gelada isolate Dixy chromosome 9, Tgel_1.0, whole genome shotgun sequence DNA harbors:
- the LRIT2 gene encoding leucine-rich repeat, immunoglobulin-like domain and transmembrane domain-containing protein 2 isoform X1, producing MASVFHHFLLVLVFLDTHAAQPFCLPGCTCSEESFGRTLQCISVSLGKIPGNLSEEFKQVRIENSPLFEMPQGSFINMSTLEYLWLNFNNISVIHLGALEHLPELRELRLEGNRLRSVPWTAFRATPLLRVLDLKRNKIDALPELALQFLVSLTYLDLSSNRLTVVSRSVFLNWPAYLKRRQPDCGAGILSSLVVALHDNPWVCDCRLRGLVQFVKSITLPVILVNSYLICRGPLSKAGQLFHETELSTCMKPQISTPSANVTIRVGQNVTLRCLAQASPSPSIAWTYPLSMWREFDGLLGGKHLTPVLTSSTGEDTALSELAIPAAHLVDSGNYTCMASNSIGKSTLVISLHVQPAQALHAPDSLSIPSEGNAYIDLRVVKQTVHGILLEWLAVADTSEEEWFTLHIASDEAFRKEVVHIGPGINTYAVDNLLPGTKYKACLSREDQPPHQGQCVVFVTGRDGGGLEARERLLHVTVVLCVVLLAVPVGAYAWAARGPCSCSKWVLCYCLHCRKAPSCPPAAPQCRDGSFREHPAVCDDGEGHIDTEGDKEKEGIEENS from the exons ATGGCTTCGGTTTTTCATCACTTCCTGTTAGTTCTGGTCTTTCTGGATACACACGCAGCTCAGCCTTTCTGTCTGCCAGGATGCACTTGTTCAGAGGAGAGTTTTGGCAG GACTCTGCAGTGCATATCTGTCTCCTTGGGAAAGATCCCTGGGAACCTTTCTGAAGAGTTCAAGCAAGTGAGAATTGAAAACTCACCCTTATTTGAGATGCCCCAAGGGTCTTTCATCAACATGAGCACCTTGGAATACCTTTGGCTCAACTTTAACAATATTAGTGTGATCCACCTGGGAGCCCTGGAGCATCTGCCAGAACTGAGGGAGCTGAGACTCGAAGGGAATAGGCTCCGCTCAGTACCATGGACAGCGTTCCGTGCCACTCCTCTCCTGAGGGTCTTGGATCTCAAACGCAATAAGATTGATGCACTCCCTGAGCTGGCTCTTCAATTCTTGGTCAGCCTGACCTACCTTGACCTATCCTCCAATAGGCTTACAGTTGTATCCAGAAGTGTCTTCCTGAATTGGCCAGCCTACCTGAAACGCCGGCAACCTGACTGTGGGGCCGGGATTCTCTCCAGCCTGGTGGTGGCGCTGCATGACAACCCCTGGGTATGTGACTGTCGCCTAAGGGGGCTTGTCCAGTTTGTCAAGTCCATTACCCTCCCAGTCATCCTGGTGAATTCCTACCTGATATGCCGGGGCCCTCTCTCCAAGGCAGGGCAGCTTTTTCATGAAACTGAGCTTAGTACTTGCATGAAGCCACAGATCTCAACCCCCAGTGCCAATGTCACCATCCGGGTGGGACAGAATGTAACCCTGCGATGCTTGGCACAGGCCAGCCCCTCACCATCCATTGCATGGACTTATCCCCTGAGTATGTGGAGAGAATTTGATG GATTGCTGGGAGGCAAACACCTGACACCAG TGTTGACATCTTCTACTGGAGAAGACACTGCTCTGTCGGAGCTGGCCATACCTGCTGCCCACCTGGTAGACAGTGGTAATTACACCTgcatggcctccaactccattgGCAAGAGCACCCTTGTAATCTCTCTCCACGTCCAGCCTGCCCAGGCCCTACATGCACCTGATTCTCTTTCCATCCCCTCAGAGGGCAATGCCTACATTGACCTGCGGGTTGTCAAACAGACAGTGCATGGGATTTTGCTGGAGTGGcttgcagtggctgacacctctGAGGAGGAGTGGTTCACCCTCCACATTGCATCGGATGAAGCCTTCAGGAAGGAGGTGGTTCACATCGGCCCCGGAATCAATACTTATGCTGTGGACAACCTCCTTCCTGGCACAAAATATAAAGCCTGCCTCAGCCGAGAGGACCAGCCTCCACACCAGGGCCAGTGTGTAGTTTTTGTAACAGGCAGAGATGGTGGTGGGCTAGAGGCACGTGAGCGCCTCCTGCATGTCACAGTGGTCCTGTGTGTGGTACTGCTTGCAGTGCCTGTGGGCGCCTATGCCTGGGCAGCCCGGGGCCCCTGCAGCTGCAGCAAGTGGGTCCTGTGCTACTGTCTTCATTGCAGGAAAGCCCCCAGCTGCCCCCCTGCAGCCCCGCAGTGCAGGGATGGCTCCTTTAGAGAACATCCAGCTGTCTGTGATGATGGTGAAGGGCACATAGACACTGAGGGggacaaggagaaagaaggaatagaagaaaacagctGA
- the LRIT2 gene encoding leucine-rich repeat, immunoglobulin-like domain and transmembrane domain-containing protein 2 isoform X2, with protein MASVFHHFLLVLVFLDTHAAQPFCLPGCTCSEESFGRTLQCISVSLGKIPGNLSEEFKQVRIENSPLFEMPQGSFINMSTLEYLWLNFNNISVIHLGALEHLPELRELRLEGNRLRSVPWTAFRATPLLRVLDLKRNKIDALPELALQFLVSLTYLDLSSNRLTVVSRSVFLNWPAYLKRRQPDCGAGILSSLVVALHDNPWVCDCRLRGLVQFVKSITLPVILVNSYLICRGPLSKAGQLFHETELSTCMKPQISTPSANVTIRVGQNVTLRCLAQASPSPSIAWTYPLSMWREFDVLTSSTGEDTALSELAIPAAHLVDSGNYTCMASNSIGKSTLVISLHVQPAQALHAPDSLSIPSEGNAYIDLRVVKQTVHGILLEWLAVADTSEEEWFTLHIASDEAFRKEVVHIGPGINTYAVDNLLPGTKYKACLSREDQPPHQGQCVVFVTGRDGGGLEARERLLHVTVVLCVVLLAVPVGAYAWAARGPCSCSKWVLCYCLHCRKAPSCPPAAPQCRDGSFREHPAVCDDGEGHIDTEGDKEKEGIEENS; from the exons ATGGCTTCGGTTTTTCATCACTTCCTGTTAGTTCTGGTCTTTCTGGATACACACGCAGCTCAGCCTTTCTGTCTGCCAGGATGCACTTGTTCAGAGGAGAGTTTTGGCAG GACTCTGCAGTGCATATCTGTCTCCTTGGGAAAGATCCCTGGGAACCTTTCTGAAGAGTTCAAGCAAGTGAGAATTGAAAACTCACCCTTATTTGAGATGCCCCAAGGGTCTTTCATCAACATGAGCACCTTGGAATACCTTTGGCTCAACTTTAACAATATTAGTGTGATCCACCTGGGAGCCCTGGAGCATCTGCCAGAACTGAGGGAGCTGAGACTCGAAGGGAATAGGCTCCGCTCAGTACCATGGACAGCGTTCCGTGCCACTCCTCTCCTGAGGGTCTTGGATCTCAAACGCAATAAGATTGATGCACTCCCTGAGCTGGCTCTTCAATTCTTGGTCAGCCTGACCTACCTTGACCTATCCTCCAATAGGCTTACAGTTGTATCCAGAAGTGTCTTCCTGAATTGGCCAGCCTACCTGAAACGCCGGCAACCTGACTGTGGGGCCGGGATTCTCTCCAGCCTGGTGGTGGCGCTGCATGACAACCCCTGGGTATGTGACTGTCGCCTAAGGGGGCTTGTCCAGTTTGTCAAGTCCATTACCCTCCCAGTCATCCTGGTGAATTCCTACCTGATATGCCGGGGCCCTCTCTCCAAGGCAGGGCAGCTTTTTCATGAAACTGAGCTTAGTACTTGCATGAAGCCACAGATCTCAACCCCCAGTGCCAATGTCACCATCCGGGTGGGACAGAATGTAACCCTGCGATGCTTGGCACAGGCCAGCCCCTCACCATCCATTGCATGGACTTATCCCCTGAGTATGTGGAGAGAATTTGATG TGTTGACATCTTCTACTGGAGAAGACACTGCTCTGTCGGAGCTGGCCATACCTGCTGCCCACCTGGTAGACAGTGGTAATTACACCTgcatggcctccaactccattgGCAAGAGCACCCTTGTAATCTCTCTCCACGTCCAGCCTGCCCAGGCCCTACATGCACCTGATTCTCTTTCCATCCCCTCAGAGGGCAATGCCTACATTGACCTGCGGGTTGTCAAACAGACAGTGCATGGGATTTTGCTGGAGTGGcttgcagtggctgacacctctGAGGAGGAGTGGTTCACCCTCCACATTGCATCGGATGAAGCCTTCAGGAAGGAGGTGGTTCACATCGGCCCCGGAATCAATACTTATGCTGTGGACAACCTCCTTCCTGGCACAAAATATAAAGCCTGCCTCAGCCGAGAGGACCAGCCTCCACACCAGGGCCAGTGTGTAGTTTTTGTAACAGGCAGAGATGGTGGTGGGCTAGAGGCACGTGAGCGCCTCCTGCATGTCACAGTGGTCCTGTGTGTGGTACTGCTTGCAGTGCCTGTGGGCGCCTATGCCTGGGCAGCCCGGGGCCCCTGCAGCTGCAGCAAGTGGGTCCTGTGCTACTGTCTTCATTGCAGGAAAGCCCCCAGCTGCCCCCCTGCAGCCCCGCAGTGCAGGGATGGCTCCTTTAGAGAACATCCAGCTGTCTGTGATGATGGTGAAGGGCACATAGACACTGAGGGggacaaggagaaagaaggaatagaagaaaacagctGA